The proteins below are encoded in one region of Clostridium pasteurianum DSM 525 = ATCC 6013:
- a CDS encoding four helix bundle protein → MKESLVYNKAFEFAIRIVNLYRYLCKEKNEYTLSKQVLRSGTSIGANTKEAIQASSKRDFLMKMNIALKEASETDYWLNLLKATDYLDSKLSESIINDCKELNKMLISIVKTTKEKVN, encoded by the coding sequence TTGAAAGAAAGTTTAGTTTATAATAAGGCTTTTGAATTTGCTATAAGAATAGTTAATTTATATAGGTATTTATGTAAAGAAAAAAATGAATATACTCTTTCAAAACAAGTTTTGAGATCAGGAACTAGTATAGGTGCTAATACAAAAGAAGCAATACAGGCGTCAAGTAAACGGGATTTTCTAATGAAAATGAATATAGCTTTAAAAGAAGCTTCAGAAACAGATTATTGGCTAAATCTTCTTAAAGCTACTGATTATTTAGATTCAAAACTATCAGAATCAATTATAAATGATTGTAAAGAGTTAAATAAAATGCTTATATCTATAGTTAAAACAACAAAAGAAAAAGTAAATTAG
- a CDS encoding flagellin → MIINHNLMANNALRNMNINSGNASKSMQKLSSGLRINGAADDAAGLAISEKMRGQIRGLDQASSNAQDGISLIQTAEGALNETHSILQRMRELAVQSATDTNTDDDRAKIQAETDELAKEITRISNTTEFNTQNLLAGGLDDTFQIGANKGQNINLKISAMDAQSLGVSGSKLNATLASGATDVTGVALSGAKGTSVVDGKTVTISASDTAAVATWAAADTGLTGTTISTKNNTSDYNGWKFSFSTSGSSTIAATADSANKTITLTGSTTAGDWTEDAINDALSAAGYGSVFVATGDASAVSTSTGVVASTDGLAADEVLLTATEGLNTGKVIVKDNAATATFTDDKFKGLSISLDGSSSASTASTITLATQQSSITTFNDDGSINKEAIAAAGIDVSTQESANTAIETINNAITKVSEERSKLGAYSNRLEHTIANLGTSSENLTASESRIRDVDMAKEMSTFSKNNILSQAAQAMLAQANNQPQQVLQLLR, encoded by the coding sequence ATGATAATTAATCACAATTTAATGGCAAATAATGCTTTAAGAAACATGAACATTAACTCTGGTAATGCATCTAAATCAATGCAAAAATTATCTTCAGGTCTTAGAATTAATGGTGCAGCAGATGACGCAGCAGGATTGGCTATATCTGAAAAAATGAGAGGACAAATTAGAGGTCTTGATCAAGCTTCAAGCAATGCTCAAGATGGTATATCATTAATACAAACTGCTGAAGGTGCATTAAATGAAACTCACAGCATTCTTCAAAGAATGAGAGAATTAGCAGTTCAATCAGCTACTGATACTAATACAGATGATGATAGAGCAAAAATCCAGGCTGAAACTGATGAACTTGCAAAAGAAATAACTAGAATATCAAATACAACAGAGTTCAATACTCAAAATTTGCTTGCTGGTGGATTGGATGATACTTTCCAAATAGGAGCAAATAAAGGTCAAAATATTAATTTGAAAATTTCAGCAATGGATGCACAAAGTTTGGGAGTTTCTGGAAGCAAGTTAAATGCTACATTAGCATCTGGAGCAACTGATGTAACTGGAGTTGCATTAAGTGGTGCTAAAGGTACATCAGTAGTGGATGGTAAAACAGTTACAATTTCTGCTAGTGATACTGCTGCAGTTGCAACTTGGGCTGCTGCTGATACAGGATTAACAGGTACTACAATTAGTACTAAAAACAACACTTCAGATTACAATGGTTGGAAATTTAGCTTTTCAACATCAGGTTCATCAACTATTGCAGCTACAGCTGATTCAGCAAATAAAACAATTACATTAACTGGAAGTACAACTGCTGGAGATTGGACAGAGGATGCTATTAATGATGCATTAAGTGCAGCCGGATATGGTAGTGTATTTGTTGCAACTGGAGATGCTTCTGCTGTATCTACTAGTACTGGAGTTGTTGCTTCTACAGATGGTTTAGCTGCTGATGAAGTTTTATTAACAGCTACTGAAGGTTTAAATACTGGTAAAGTAATAGTTAAAGATAATGCAGCAACTGCAACTTTTACAGATGATAAATTTAAAGGATTATCAATAAGCCTTGATGGATCAAGTAGTGCTTCAACTGCATCTACTATAACATTGGCAACACAACAATCAAGTATTACTACATTTAATGATGATGGTAGTATAAATAAAGAAGCTATTGCAGCGGCAGGTATTGATGTTTCTACTCAAGAATCTGCAAATACAGCAATAGAAACAATAAACAATGCAATTACAAAGGTTTCAGAAGAAAGAAGTAAACTTGGTGCTTATTCAAATAGATTAGAGCACACAATAGCTAACTTAGGAACTTCATCAGAAAACTTGACAGCATCTGAATCAAGAATAAGAGACGTTGATATGGCAAAAGAAATGTCAACATTCTCAAAAAACAATATTCTTTCTCAAGCTGCTCAAGCTATGTTGGCTCAAGCAAATAATCAACCACAGCAGGTTTTACAACTTCTTAGGTAG
- a CDS encoding flagellar protein FliT — protein MNTLKQYLDYYKNITIELINNLYCDKLDDIDEFMKKRQSILEEIGQLNCSKKEFNLITTEIELPEIEKRLKYVMTEKKEKLLMEMEKMAMSRNANNSYNKNLYGKSQVFSKKI, from the coding sequence ATGAATACATTAAAACAGTATTTAGATTATTATAAAAATATCACTATAGAGCTTATAAACAATCTCTACTGCGATAAATTAGATGATATAGATGAATTTATGAAGAAAAGACAGAGCATTTTAGAAGAGATAGGACAATTAAACTGTTCAAAAAAGGAGTTTAATTTAATAACAACTGAAATTGAACTGCCTGAAATTGAAAAAAGATTAAAGTATGTAATGACAGAAAAAAAGGAAAAGTTATTAATGGAAATGGAAAAGATGGCAATGTCAAGAAATGCCAACAATAGCTATAATAAAAATCTGTATGGTAAGTCACAGGTGTTTAGTAAGAAAATATAA